In Methylocystis echinoides, one genomic interval encodes:
- a CDS encoding formylmethanofuran dehydrogenase, protein MSKATLDGKAIALEDAYKQVARILSDATFPLVGGLGADVPGARAAILLAERLRGAFDHLASRDSLADLDVKRSFGMFTTTANEARVRADVVVLLGPGLTKEWPGMLERLALDQAPRHGSQAGQPRKVIWLGPDAGETDAVPGAKIIPASLQEISGVLAVWRARVGGRPVALDAAKLERVDGLAETLRSARFGCFVWAASTGLDALAIEMMQALVTDLNVTTRFTGVHIGARAGAAGVTQASGWMTGFPPRTGFGRGYPEHDPWRFEAARLVDSGEADAALWISAFDGEAPPWSRADIPLVTLAPAGAAPARGLYIEVGRPGVTHDAVLMAQETGGLTLRAATAPSDAPTVAQVIDAIMANVSEVAPC, encoded by the coding sequence ATGAGCAAGGCGACGCTCGACGGCAAAGCGATTGCGCTCGAAGACGCCTATAAACAGGTGGCGCGGATTCTGAGCGACGCGACATTTCCTCTTGTCGGGGGCCTGGGGGCCGACGTTCCGGGCGCCCGCGCGGCGATTCTTCTCGCCGAGCGGCTGCGCGGCGCCTTCGATCATCTCGCCTCGCGCGATTCCCTCGCCGATCTCGACGTCAAGCGCTCCTTCGGCATGTTCACGACGACAGCCAACGAGGCCCGCGTGCGCGCCGACGTCGTGGTGCTTCTCGGCCCCGGCCTGACAAAGGAATGGCCCGGCATGCTGGAGCGCCTCGCGCTCGATCAGGCCCCGCGCCACGGCTCGCAGGCCGGCCAGCCGCGCAAGGTGATCTGGCTCGGGCCGGACGCCGGCGAGACGGACGCCGTTCCCGGCGCCAAAATCATTCCCGCCAGCCTTCAGGAAATCTCCGGCGTCCTCGCCGTATGGCGCGCGCGCGTCGGCGGCCGTCCCGTGGCGCTCGACGCGGCCAAGCTCGAACGCGTCGACGGTCTTGCGGAGACGCTGAGGAGCGCGCGCTTCGGCTGCTTCGTCTGGGCGGCGTCGACCGGGCTCGACGCGCTCGCGATCGAGATGATGCAGGCGCTCGTGACCGACTTGAACGTCACCACCCGCTTCACCGGCGTCCATATCGGGGCCCGCGCCGGCGCCGCGGGCGTGACCCAGGCGTCGGGCTGGATGACGGGCTTTCCGCCGCGCACCGGCTTCGGCCGCGGCTATCCGGAGCACGATCCATGGCGCTTCGAGGCCGCGCGTCTCGTCGACAGCGGCGAAGCGGACGCGGCCTTGTGGATTTCCGCCTTTGACGGCGAGGCGCCGCCGTGGTCGCGCGCCGACATTCCGCTTGTTACGCTCGCACCGGCGGGCGCCGCGCCCGCGCGCGGGCTTTACATTGAGGTTGGCCGGCCCGGCGTCACCCATGACGCCGTGCTCATGGCCCAGGAGACCGGCGGCCTGACGCTGCGCGCGGCGACGGCGCCGTCGGACGCGCCGACGGTTGCGCAAGTCATCGACGCCATCATGGCGAATGTTTCGGAGGTCGCGCCTTGCTGA
- a CDS encoding LysM peptidoglycan-binding domain-containing protein yields the protein MNPALLSANLSLAFLPVAFLALLAHLSHLAAPNRLIHLFDAAIAAGLVYLFGSRALGWAFMPREALLGLYALIFVAVAAVSIQRKMRGANAGFASGSMLTQSAAMAYVFGPFDYWKPIVSGLLVIYFGLELLRWLAGTEQAVEQREETDHRPPLFPPKRVRGRREIALAGVAAAFVYLFVTGMGRTPPSLASQESADAQNTASAPAESGAAPSDETATSNDARGGAEANANMGERGSVNASDPAAAAPQQSAGKNLYTAAAGDTLKSVAKKLYGKPEKWRALAAANPGLKPATKLKAGQAISVPK from the coding sequence ATGAATCCTGCACTTTTGTCCGCCAATCTTTCCCTGGCGTTCCTGCCCGTCGCGTTCCTTGCGCTGCTCGCGCACCTCAGCCATCTCGCGGCGCCGAACCGGCTGATCCATCTCTTCGACGCCGCCATCGCGGCCGGACTGGTTTACCTCTTCGGCTCGCGCGCTCTTGGCTGGGCCTTCATGCCCCGCGAGGCGCTGCTGGGCCTTTACGCCCTTATTTTCGTCGCGGTCGCCGCGGTGTCCATCCAGCGTAAGATGCGAGGCGCCAACGCAGGCTTCGCCTCGGGATCAATGCTGACGCAGAGCGCGGCGATGGCCTATGTGTTCGGCCCGTTCGATTACTGGAAGCCCATCGTCTCGGGCCTTCTCGTCATCTATTTCGGGCTGGAGCTGCTTCGCTGGCTGGCCGGGACCGAGCAGGCGGTCGAACAGCGCGAGGAAACAGACCACCGTCCGCCCCTGTTCCCGCCCAAACGCGTGCGCGGCCGACGTGAAATCGCCCTTGCCGGCGTCGCGGCGGCCTTCGTCTATCTGTTCGTCACCGGAATGGGAAGGACGCCGCCCTCGCTCGCGTCGCAGGAATCCGCCGACGCTCAAAATACCGCATCCGCGCCGGCGGAAAGCGGCGCGGCCCCGTCCGATGAAACGGCGACGTCGAACGACGCACGAGGCGGCGCCGAGGCCAACGCCAATATGGGCGAGCGGGGGTCCGTGAACGCTTCGGATCCGGCTGCCGCAGCGCCCCAACAGTCGGCCGGGAAGAACCTCTACACGGCGGCCGCCGGCGATACGCTCAAATCCGTTGCAAAGAAGCTTTATGGAAAGCCGGAGAAATGGCGCGCCCTCGCCGCCGCCAATCCCGGCCTCAAGCCTGCGACGAAGCTCAAGGCGGGGCAGGCGATCTCCGTGCCAAAGTAA
- the pqqA gene encoding pyrroloquinoline quinone precursor peptide PqqA, with protein MAWTTPVIVEVCVGMEVTAYSSAEI; from the coding sequence ATGGCCTGGACCACCCCTGTGATCGTCGAAGTTTGCGTGGGCATGGAAGTCACCGCCTACTCGTCGGCCGAAATCTAA
- a CDS encoding cytochrome c peroxidase: MRQPILSLLLVAGFAAPAAAGALDPKKLLDEAKAVFQPLPAVPVAKDSVDAARVELGRRLFFENRVSMDGNVNCAHCHLPDRQASDGLPKAIGVFGKENPRNAPSIFNAALNVKQHWRGDRESLEDQAEKSLLGPASFGNPDQATAMGKLKAIPAYPEAFAKAFPGDKDPVNSRNWGVAVGAFERTLLTPSKFDAFLSGDVKALTPQQLAGLRLFIDTGCAACHNGVGVGGNSFQKFGVVEDYWKETGAKTPDKGRADVTKNDVDLYVFKVPSLRNVAKTAPYFHDGSVEDLPKAVEIMGKTQLGKTLSRQETADIVAFLGALTGAAPANYAAPEPFPDAR, encoded by the coding sequence ATGCGACAGCCCATCCTTTCCCTGCTTCTGGTGGCCGGCTTTGCGGCGCCCGCCGCCGCCGGCGCCCTTGATCCAAAGAAACTCCTCGACGAGGCGAAGGCAGTCTTTCAGCCGCTTCCCGCTGTCCCCGTCGCCAAGGACTCGGTCGACGCCGCGCGAGTCGAGCTCGGCCGCCGACTGTTCTTCGAGAACAGGGTTTCGATGGACGGCAACGTAAACTGCGCGCATTGCCATCTGCCCGACAGGCAGGCGAGCGACGGCCTGCCGAAGGCGATCGGCGTTTTCGGCAAGGAGAACCCGCGCAACGCGCCGTCGATTTTCAACGCCGCGCTCAACGTCAAGCAACATTGGCGGGGCGATCGCGAATCGCTCGAGGACCAGGCGGAAAAGTCGCTGCTCGGCCCCGCGAGCTTCGGCAATCCGGACCAGGCCACGGCCATGGGCAAGCTGAAGGCGATTCCCGCCTATCCCGAGGCCTTCGCCAAAGCCTTCCCGGGCGACAAGGACCCGGTCAATTCAAGGAACTGGGGCGTCGCCGTCGGGGCGTTCGAACGGACGCTGCTGACGCCGTCGAAATTCGACGCCTTCCTCTCCGGCGACGTGAAGGCGTTGACCCCGCAACAGCTCGCCGGCCTGCGCCTGTTCATCGACACGGGCTGCGCCGCCTGTCACAACGGCGTGGGCGTCGGCGGCAATTCCTTCCAGAAATTCGGCGTAGTTGAGGATTACTGGAAAGAGACGGGCGCGAAGACGCCGGACAAGGGCCGCGCCGACGTGACCAAGAACGACGTCGACCTCTACGTCTTCAAAGTCCCGAGCCTGCGCAACGTAGCGAAGACCGCGCCCTATTTCCACGACGGCTCGGTCGAGGACCTGCCGAAGGCCGTCGAAATCATGGGCAAAACCCAGCTCGGCAAGACTTTGTCCCGGCAGGAGACCGCGGACATCGTCGCGTTCCTCGGAGCTCTGACGGGCGCGGCCCCGGCAAATTACGCCGCGCCGGAGCCCTTCCCCGACGCGAGGTAA
- the cobT gene encoding nicotinate-nucleotide--dimethylbenzimidazole phosphoribosyltransferase → MLFAALPGPSADSVAAVRARDGELTKPPGSLGRLEEIVEWLAAWQGAPQPAVERPLVAVYAGNHGVVAQGVSAFPASVTAQMVENFRSGGAAINQICKAHGVGLKVYELALERPTQDFTQAPAMDEREAAATFAYGFEAIEGGIDLLAPGEMGIGNTTSAAAIYAALYGGPASRWMGRGTGVDDAGLSRKNAAIEAALALHGPHLSDPLEIMRRLGGREIAAMMGAITAARLNRVPVVLDGYVVCAAAALLHAMTPDAIAHCVAGHVSAEGAHREALERLGKKPLLDLGMRLGEGSGAGLAIGLIKTALACHRDMATFASAGVSGKETQPAP, encoded by the coding sequence ATGCTGTTCGCCGCTCTGCCGGGGCCGAGCGCCGACAGCGTCGCGGCCGTGCGGGCGCGCGACGGCGAGCTCACCAAGCCGCCGGGATCGCTCGGCCGGCTCGAGGAAATCGTCGAATGGCTGGCGGCTTGGCAAGGGGCCCCGCAGCCGGCGGTCGAGCGGCCGCTGGTCGCGGTTTACGCGGGAAATCACGGGGTCGTCGCGCAGGGCGTTTCGGCCTTTCCGGCGAGCGTCACCGCGCAGATGGTCGAAAATTTCAGGAGCGGCGGCGCCGCGATCAATCAAATCTGCAAGGCCCATGGCGTCGGGCTGAAGGTGTACGAACTCGCGCTCGAGCGCCCGACGCAGGATTTCACCCAGGCGCCGGCCATGGACGAGCGGGAAGCCGCCGCGACCTTCGCCTATGGCTTCGAGGCGATCGAGGGCGGAATCGACCTGCTCGCCCCGGGCGAGATGGGCATCGGCAATACGACGAGCGCCGCCGCGATCTACGCCGCGCTCTACGGCGGCCCCGCGTCGCGCTGGATGGGGCGGGGGACCGGCGTGGACGACGCCGGGCTCTCGCGCAAGAACGCCGCGATCGAGGCGGCGCTGGCGCTGCATGGGCCGCATCTTTCCGATCCGCTCGAGATCATGCGGCGGCTCGGGGGCCGCGAAATCGCCGCCATGATGGGCGCCATTACGGCGGCGCGGCTCAATCGCGTGCCGGTCGTGCTCGACGGCTATGTCGTCTGCGCGGCGGCGGCGCTGCTTCACGCCATGACGCCGGACGCCATCGCGCATTGCGTCGCCGGCCACGTGTCGGCGGAGGGCGCGCATCGGGAGGCGCTGGAGCGGCTCGGCAAGAAGCCGCTGCTCGATCTCGGGATGCGGCTCGGAGAGGGGTCAGGCGCCGGCCTCGCGATCGGGCTCATCAAGACCGCTCTCGCCTGCCATCGCGACATGGCGACTTTCGCGAGCGCCGGGGTAAGCGGGAAAGAAACTCAGCCCGCACCATGA
- the lpxA gene encoding acyl-ACP--UDP-N-acetylglucosamine O-acyltransferase translates to MTAAIHRSAIVESGARLGEGVVVGPFCHIGAAVEIGPGSLLHAHVVVAGLTAIGSGARIFPFVSVGTPSQDLKAALAEGRVAIGADCVIREGVTINSGGGAGTQIGAGCALLAHSHVAHDCRLGDGVVLANQALLGGHVEIGDHASIGGGAAIHQNVRIGAHAFVGGLAGVEGDVIPFGLASGDRAHLFGLNLIGLRRRGFSAQRISRLKEAYRRLFGKEDARPLRERLDGVAAAHAGDADVLHLIDFLRAPTQRPLCAPRARTGGR, encoded by the coding sequence ATGACGGCCGCAATCCATCGCAGCGCGATTGTGGAATCGGGGGCGCGCCTCGGCGAGGGCGTCGTGGTCGGACCGTTCTGCCACATCGGCGCCGCTGTCGAGATTGGGCCCGGGAGCCTGTTGCATGCGCATGTGGTCGTCGCGGGACTCACGGCCATTGGGTCCGGCGCGCGCATTTTCCCTTTCGTGTCTGTTGGAACGCCGTCGCAGGATCTCAAAGCCGCTCTTGCGGAGGGTCGGGTCGCCATTGGCGCCGATTGCGTCATTCGCGAGGGCGTCACGATCAATTCAGGCGGCGGCGCCGGCACGCAAATTGGCGCCGGTTGCGCCTTGCTGGCCCATTCGCATGTCGCGCATGACTGTCGCCTTGGCGACGGCGTGGTGCTCGCCAATCAAGCGCTGCTCGGCGGCCATGTCGAGATCGGCGATCACGCCTCGATCGGCGGCGGCGCGGCGATTCACCAGAATGTGCGCATCGGCGCCCACGCCTTTGTCGGCGGCCTCGCCGGCGTCGAAGGCGACGTTATTCCTTTTGGCCTCGCGAGCGGCGATCGCGCGCATCTGTTCGGCCTCAATCTCATTGGCCTGCGGCGGCGCGGTTTTTCCGCCCAACGCATCTCGCGGCTGAAAGAAGCGTATCGCCGGCTTTTCGGAAAAGAAGACGCGCGGCCGCTGCGCGAGAGGCTCGACGGCGTGGCCGCCGCCCATGCGGGGGACGCCGACGTCTTGCACCTTATCGATTTCCTCCGCGCCCCCACGCAACGCCCGCTCTGTGCGCCGCGCGCGCGGACAGGGGGCCGGTGA
- the fabZ gene encoding 3-hydroxyacyl-ACP dehydratase FabZ: MSKTEAGATLESADILEIMRLLPHRYPFLLVDRIVDIRGDEAGVGIKNVTINEPQFMGHFPERPVMPGVLLVEAMAQTAGVIVMRAQGQTERPKLVYFMTIDGAKFRKPVTPGDRVEFHMTKTAQKRNIWWYQGRALVDGALVCEAQISAMMGV; this comes from the coding sequence ATGTCAAAGACTGAAGCCGGCGCGACGCTGGAGAGCGCGGACATTCTGGAGATCATGCGCCTCCTGCCGCATCGCTATCCATTTCTGCTCGTCGACCGCATCGTCGACATCCGCGGAGACGAGGCCGGGGTCGGGATCAAAAACGTCACGATCAACGAGCCCCAGTTCATGGGCCATTTCCCCGAGCGCCCGGTGATGCCGGGCGTGTTGCTGGTCGAGGCCATGGCGCAGACGGCGGGCGTCATCGTCATGCGCGCGCAAGGCCAAACCGAGCGGCCCAAGCTCGTTTACTTCATGACCATCGACGGCGCGAAATTCCGCAAGCCGGTGACGCCCGGCGACCGCGTCGAATTCCACATGACCAAGACCGCGCAGAAGCGGAATATCTGGTGGTATCAGGGCCGGGCGCTGGTCGACGGCGCGCTCGTCTGCGAGGCGCAGATCAGCGCGATGATGGGCGTCTGA
- the lpxB gene encoding lipid-A-disaccharide synthase has product MTRIFVIAGEASGDALGAALIRALRKHCPPLRVEGVGGAAMAEQGLASLFPISDIAVMGLTPVLARLPKLVARIAQTACAVVAARPDCLVIIDSPDFTHRVARKVRRALPDLPIVNYVSPTVWAWRPGRAKAMRAYVDCVLALLPFEPEAHARLGGPRCLYVGHPLVERLDELEPAQSRRPSLLVLPGSRRAEIARMTPLYGEALELLMRGRDDLDVAIPVAPDMDAPLREALRSWPLAPRLISQSEKFAAFRQARAALVTSGAATLELALAGAPMAVAYRVSGLESPLRFLVTAPSIVLPNLIIGDKVIPEFIQEAATPRALADALAPLLDDTPARAAQLAAFGRVRARLLEAGPHPSARAAAIVLDYAARGRD; this is encoded by the coding sequence GTGACCCGCATCTTCGTCATCGCGGGCGAGGCGTCGGGCGACGCGCTCGGCGCCGCGCTCATACGCGCCTTGCGCAAGCATTGTCCGCCCCTTCGCGTCGAGGGCGTCGGCGGCGCGGCCATGGCCGAGCAGGGGCTCGCCTCGCTCTTTCCGATTTCCGACATTGCCGTGATGGGATTGACGCCGGTTCTGGCGCGCCTGCCGAAACTCGTCGCCCGCATCGCTCAGACGGCATGCGCAGTGGTCGCGGCGAGGCCGGATTGCCTTGTAATTATCGACTCGCCGGACTTTACGCATCGGGTGGCGCGCAAGGTGCGGCGGGCGCTGCCCGATCTGCCCATTGTCAATTATGTGAGCCCGACCGTCTGGGCGTGGCGTCCTGGTCGCGCCAAGGCGATGCGCGCCTATGTCGATTGCGTGCTGGCGCTGCTTCCGTTCGAGCCCGAGGCCCATGCGCGGCTCGGCGGCCCGCGCTGCCTTTATGTCGGCCATCCGCTCGTCGAGCGCCTCGACGAGCTCGAGCCTGCGCAGAGCCGGCGGCCTTCGCTCCTCGTGCTCCCTGGCTCGCGACGCGCGGAAATCGCCCGCATGACGCCTCTTTACGGCGAGGCGCTGGAGCTGCTGATGCGCGGGCGAGACGACCTCGACGTCGCCATTCCAGTCGCGCCGGACATGGATGCGCCCTTGCGAGAGGCCTTGCGCAGCTGGCCGCTGGCCCCGCGGCTCATTAGCCAGAGCGAGAAATTCGCAGCCTTCCGGCAGGCGCGCGCGGCGCTGGTCACGTCCGGCGCGGCGACGCTGGAGCTGGCGCTGGCCGGCGCGCCGATGGCGGTGGCCTATCGCGTCTCGGGCCTCGAATCGCCGTTGCGCTTTCTCGTGACGGCGCCTTCGATCGTGCTGCCGAACCTCATCATCGGCGATAAGGTGATTCCCGAGTTCATCCAGGAGGCGGCGACCCCTCGGGCGCTCGCCGACGCCTTGGCGCCGCTCCTCGACGACACGCCAGCGCGCGCCGCGCAGCTCGCCGCCTTTGGCCGGGTGCGGGCGCGGCTGCTCGAGGCCGGCCCCCATCCGAGCGCGCGCGCGGCGGCCATCGTCCTCGATTATGCGGCGCGCGGGCGGGACTGA
- a CDS encoding amino acid permease produces MSLGIGGIIGAGIFVLTGTAAANYAGPGVMVSFILSGAACAFVALCYAELAALIPVAGSTYTYTYITLGEIFAWIIGWNLILEYAAGAATVAVGWGGYFNRVLHGFNIHVPDAFTTPTFAPLASDPSAHGFFNVPAAGVILLLTALLVRGTSESSLFNNVIVAIKVTVVLMVIFFGAGHVDAANWSPLIPENAGEFGVYGWSGVARGASVVFFAYVGFDSVSTAAQEAHTPQRDIPIGIIGSLIICTILYVAVAAVATGVVNYKELGVPDPMALVMDRTGISWLAWVVKFGALAGLTTAILVLLYGQTRIFFTMAHDGLLPAVFGRLHARYRTPAVSQILVGVVVALASGLFPIDILGEMVSIGTLAAFALVCLAVMNLRTMHPELHRPFRAPGIPVMPMLGILSCLALMVALPLDTWLRLLIWTALGLAIYMVYGVKHARR; encoded by the coding sequence ATGTCGCTTGGCATCGGCGGCATCATCGGCGCCGGCATTTTCGTTCTCACCGGCACGGCCGCCGCCAATTACGCCGGCCCGGGCGTGATGGTCTCCTTCATCCTCTCGGGAGCCGCCTGCGCCTTCGTCGCGCTGTGCTACGCCGAACTCGCCGCGCTCATTCCGGTTGCGGGCAGCACCTACACCTACACTTACATTACGCTCGGCGAAATCTTCGCCTGGATCATCGGCTGGAACCTCATTCTCGAATACGCCGCGGGCGCCGCCACGGTCGCTGTCGGCTGGGGCGGCTATTTCAATCGCGTTTTGCACGGCTTCAACATCCACGTGCCCGACGCCTTCACGACCCCCACTTTCGCGCCGCTCGCGAGCGATCCGTCGGCGCATGGTTTCTTCAACGTCCCGGCGGCGGGCGTCATCCTCCTGCTGACGGCGCTGCTCGTGCGCGGCACGTCGGAATCGAGCCTCTTCAACAACGTCATCGTCGCCATCAAGGTCACCGTGGTGCTGATGGTGATTTTCTTCGGCGCCGGGCATGTCGACGCCGCCAATTGGTCGCCGCTCATTCCCGAGAACGCCGGCGAATTCGGCGTCTACGGCTGGAGCGGCGTCGCGCGCGGGGCCTCGGTTGTGTTCTTTGCCTATGTCGGCTTCGATTCTGTTTCGACCGCCGCGCAGGAGGCCCATACGCCGCAGCGCGACATTCCCATCGGCATTATCGGCTCGCTCATCATCTGCACGATTCTCTATGTCGCGGTCGCGGCCGTGGCGACGGGCGTCGTTAATTACAAAGAGCTCGGCGTGCCGGATCCGATGGCCCTGGTCATGGACCGCACCGGCATTTCATGGCTCGCCTGGGTCGTGAAATTCGGCGCGCTCGCCGGCCTCACCACCGCCATTCTTGTGCTGCTCTACGGGCAGACGCGCATTTTCTTCACAATGGCGCATGATGGGTTGCTGCCGGCGGTCTTCGGCCGGCTGCACGCGCGCTACCGCACGCCTGCGGTCAGCCAAATTCTCGTCGGCGTCGTGGTGGCGCTCGCCTCGGGCCTGTTCCCGATCGACATTCTCGGCGAGATGGTCAGCATCGGCACGCTGGCGGCCTTTGCGCTCGTTTGCCTGGCCGTGATGAATCTGCGCACCATGCATCCCGAGCTGCACCGGCCGTTCCGAGCGCCGGGCATTCCGGTGATGCCGATGCTCGGCATTTTGTCCTGCCTCGCGCTGATGGTGGCGCTGCCGCTCGACACCTGGCTGCGGCTCCTTATCTGGACCGCTTTGGGTCTCGCGATCTACATGGTCTACGGGGTCAAGCACGCGAGACGCTAA
- a CDS encoding deoxyribodipyrimidine photo-lyase, producing MAAPLILWFRNDLRLDDNPALDAAARSGAPVVALYVLDDESAGRWRMGAASRWWLHHSLAALAADLGRLGVSLILRRGRAEFVLEGLIEETGAGAVYWNRLYEPWAMRRDSEIKASLRALGLTVESFNGALLFEPAHMRNKQGETFKVFSPFWRACLASGGPPPPLPAPKKLAAARAPESDALDDWRLPPTKPDWAQGLRETWRVGEKAARARLSEFAKDRLRDYKTARDFMGEEGTSRLSPHLHFGEVSPRRVWAEATSQAGEAGLPFLRELGWREFCHHLLVAFPEMPDRGLDKRFDAFSWRDDPAALAAWRKGVTGYPLVDAGMRQLWLTGYMHNRARMVAASFLIKHLLIPWQIGERWFWDTLVDADLANNSGGWQWVAGCGADAAPYFRVFNPVLQGEKFDPYGDYVRRYVPELAGLDARWIHRPWEAPADVLGQAGVRLGESYPRPIVDHAEARARALAAFEDVRLN from the coding sequence ATGGCCGCGCCGCTCATCCTCTGGTTTCGAAACGACCTGCGCCTCGACGACAACCCGGCGCTGGACGCCGCCGCCCGCAGCGGCGCGCCGGTCGTCGCTCTTTATGTTCTCGACGACGAGAGCGCCGGGCGCTGGCGCATGGGCGCCGCGAGCCGCTGGTGGCTGCATCATTCGCTCGCGGCGCTCGCCGCCGATCTCGGGCGGCTCGGCGTGTCGCTGATCTTGCGGCGCGGGCGCGCCGAATTCGTGCTCGAAGGGCTGATCGAGGAGACAGGCGCGGGCGCGGTTTACTGGAACCGGCTCTATGAGCCCTGGGCGATGCGGCGCGACAGCGAGATCAAGGCGTCGCTGCGCGCGCTTGGGCTCACGGTTGAGAGCTTCAATGGCGCGCTGTTGTTCGAGCCGGCGCATATGCGCAACAAACAGGGCGAGACGTTCAAGGTTTTCTCCCCCTTCTGGCGCGCCTGCCTCGCGAGCGGCGGACCGCCGCCGCCGCTGCCGGCGCCCAAAAAGCTCGCCGCCGCGCGGGCGCCCGAAAGCGACGCGCTCGACGACTGGCGTCTGCCGCCGACAAAGCCCGATTGGGCGCAGGGACTGCGCGAGACCTGGCGCGTCGGGGAAAAGGCCGCGCGGGCGCGACTTTCCGAATTCGCGAAGGACCGCTTGCGCGATTACAAGACGGCGCGCGACTTCATGGGCGAAGAGGGGACCTCCCGGCTGTCGCCACATCTTCATTTCGGCGAGGTTTCGCCGCGCCGCGTCTGGGCGGAGGCGACCAGCCAGGCCGGCGAAGCCGGCCTTCCGTTCTTGCGCGAACTCGGTTGGCGCGAATTCTGCCATCACCTGCTCGTCGCCTTCCCCGAAATGCCCGATCGCGGGCTCGACAAGCGTTTCGACGCCTTCTCATGGCGAGACGATCCCGCGGCGCTCGCGGCGTGGCGCAAGGGCGTGACCGGCTATCCGCTCGTCGACGCGGGCATGCGCCAGCTCTGGCTCACGGGCTACATGCACAATCGCGCGCGCATGGTGGCGGCGAGCTTTCTCATCAAGCATCTGCTCATTCCATGGCAGATCGGCGAGCGCTGGTTCTGGGATACGCTGGTCGACGCCGATCTCGCCAACAACAGCGGCGGCTGGCAATGGGTCGCGGGCTGCGGCGCCGACGCCGCGCCGTATTTCCGGGTGTTCAACCCGGTGCTGCAGGGCGAGAAATTCGACCCCTATGGCGACTATGTGCGCCGTTATGTGCCAGAGCTCGCCGGACTCGACGCGCGCTGGATTCACCGGCCCTGGGAGGCGCCTGCGGATGTGCTGGGCCAAGCCGGCGTGCGGCTCGGCGAGAGCTATCCGCGTCCGATCGTCGACCATGCAGAGGCGCGCGCGCGGGCGCTGGCGGCGTTCGAGGACGTGCGGCTCAATTGA